One Paraglaciecola mesophila genomic region harbors:
- a CDS encoding Sua5/YciO/YrdC/YwlC family protein — protein sequence MTTIHSDDPFFIDFLAGEVFAYPTEAVFGLGCDPDNEKAVSKLLLLKERDVSKGLILVADNYSQLLPYVNDDAIKMTKRTEIFSSWPGPVTWLLPKAKNAPAWVTGDSEFIAVRVSAHPVVKDLCNRVNKPLISTSANTAGNPPALNADEVKSYFSDQVVLIDGLLGGALSPSKIRHGHSGQTIRDN from the coding sequence ATGACAACAATCCATTCCGACGATCCTTTTTTTATCGACTTTCTTGCAGGGGAGGTTTTTGCTTATCCAACAGAAGCGGTATTTGGCTTAGGGTGTGATCCTGACAATGAAAAAGCGGTGTCAAAGTTACTACTTTTGAAAGAGCGCGATGTCAGTAAAGGGCTAATCCTAGTTGCTGACAACTACTCTCAGTTATTACCCTACGTTAATGACGATGCAATAAAAATGACTAAACGCACAGAGATTTTCTCTAGCTGGCCAGGTCCTGTCACTTGGCTGCTGCCTAAAGCGAAAAATGCTCCGGCATGGGTCACAGGGGACTCTGAGTTCATTGCAGTGAGAGTAAGTGCTCATCCAGTCGTCAAAGACTTATGCAATCGAGTCAATAAACCGCTTATTTCCACTAGTGCAAATACTGCAGGTAACCCCCCGGCTTTGAACGCTGATGAGGTTAAGTCCTATTTTTCTGATCAAGTAGTCTTAATCGATGGTTTACTTGGCGGAGCACTTAGCCCTAGTAAAATTCGTCATGGTCATAGCGGCCAAACCATTAGAGATAATTAA